In the genome of Populus alba chromosome 11, ASM523922v2, whole genome shotgun sequence, one region contains:
- the LOC118031637 gene encoding serine/threonine-protein kinase-like protein CCR2, protein MKSSQEVAYYFILSLLAASVVILGLVLTIFCRKIKPTESEESLPAAKISAQGYPLTDIDDATEGFNHRRIIGTGRLGTVYAAVLPSDQKPVAVKRIHPSLVLSNAGFGFTSILKTLSSARHPNIVPILGFSQAPGERIIVMEFVSAVSLDYYLHENSDGASSLLDWSRRLSIAAGAARGLEYLHEGMAPNIVHGCFKASNVLLDDKLCARVSDYGLSSLAPYEKRGLAGYVDDEHWRNGRGEASKEGDVYGFGVVLLELLSGRRAEEGLLVRWALPLIKQMRFSELLDLRLVMPSDMRPIIRLAKVASTCVSNSRKSRPSIVQVATILNNLEIEVCA, encoded by the coding sequence ATGAAATCCAGCCAGGAAGTTGCTTATTATTTTATCCTGTCTCTTCTTGCAGCATCTGTTGTCATTCTTGGTTTGGTCCTGACGATCTTTTGTAGAAAGATCAAACCGACAGAATCTGAAGAAAGTCTTCCAGCCGCCAAGATTTCTGCACAGGGGTATCCATTAACAGATATTGATGATGCTACTGAAGGGTTCAATCATCGAAGAATTATCGGCACCGGTCGTTTAGGCACGGTGTATGCAGCTGTATTGCCGAGCGATCAAAAGCCGGTCGCCGTTAAGAGAATACACCCTTCTCTTGTTCTGAGCAATGCTGGTTTTGGGTTCACTTCGATACTGAAAACACTCTCTTCGGCTAGGCATCCTAACATAGTGCCTATACTAGGATTCTCTCAGGCTCCCGGTGAGAGAATCATTGTAATGGAATTTGTTAGTGCGGTGAGTCTGGATTATTATTTGCATGAGAATTCTGACGGGGCGTCATCATTACTGGACTGGAGCCGGCGTTTGAGTATCGCCGCCGGGGCGGCGAGAGGACTCGAATACTTGCACGAAGGGATGGCACCGAATATTGTCCATGGATGCTTCAAGGCATCAAATGTTCTACTAGATGACAAGCTGTGTGCTAGGGTTAGTGATTATGGGCTGTCTTCATTGGCACCTTATGAAAAGAGGGGGCTTGCGGGGTATGTGGACGATGAGCATTGGAGGAATGGAAGGGGGGAGGCTAGCAAGGAAGGTGACGTTTATGGGTTTGGTGTGGTTTTGTTGGAGCTGTTGAGTGGAAGGAGAGCAGAGGAAGGGTTGCTTGTTAGATGGGCATTGCCATTGATTAAACAAATGAGGTTTAGTGAGCTTCTGGATCTTAGACTTGTAATGCCTTCTGATATGAGGCCAATTATTAGATTGGCCAAGGTTGCTTCAACTTGTGTTAGCAATTCCAGGAAGAGTAGGCCTTCTATCGTCCAAGTAGCTACGATTTTAAACAACTTGGAGATCGAGGTATGTGCTTGA